Proteins from one Oncorhynchus tshawytscha isolate Ot180627B linkage group LG16, Otsh_v2.0, whole genome shotgun sequence genomic window:
- the LOC121839565 gene encoding extensin-1-like, with protein sequence MPTYPDPSVQNHLHRPIYPDPSSQTHLPRPTYPDPSAQNHLPRPTYPDPSAQTHLPSPICPDPSAQTHLPRPTYPDPSAQTHLPRPTYPDPTTQTHLPRPNYPDPSTQTHLPRPICPDPSAQTHLPRPICPDPPTQTHLPRPIYPDPPTQSNLPRPTYPDPPIQTHVCSHEVL encoded by the coding sequence atgcCCACCTACCCAGACCCATCTGTCCAGAACCATCTGCACAGACCCATCTACCCAGACCCATCTTCACAGACCCAcctacccagacccacctacCCAGACCCATCTGCCCAGAACCAcctacccagacccacctacCCAGACccatctgcccagacccacctacccAGTCCAATCTGCCCAGACccatctgcccagacccacctacccagacccacctacCCAGACccatctgcccagacccacctacccagacccacctacCCAGACCCAACTACCCAGACCCACCTACCCAGACCCAACTACCCAGACCCATCTACCCAGACCCACCTACCCAGACCCATCTGCCCAGACCCATCTGCCCAGACCCATCTGCCCAGACccatctgcccagacccacctacccAGACCCATCTGCCCAGACCCATCTACCCAGACCCACCTACCCAGTCCaatctgcccagacccacctacccagacccacctatCCAGAcccatgtctgtagccatgaagtgctttga